The following coding sequences lie in one Spirosoma sp. KUDC1026 genomic window:
- a CDS encoding DUF4932 domain-containing protein, with protein MRLRLLFLFLCTSLLAAAQYKPTVSLTPKVDHRIELLSILARLADYDEYTQKRYIAYVTDIEQHFGPYRNHPAVAFMRDVRTRRGIGFDAVMSYAIQLDSTSLKPAIAFEKHLPDSRWTVEDATKLADLIKQFYKDAHVATFFQQQADRYRSAEARFTQVVQRVDLPWFQRYYGSAPNDAFRLVIGLGNGGGNYGPHLPGKNGSQINYAIMGTWSVDSTGLAKYATDDYLPTVIHEFNHSFVNPLIDQSASALLPYADSVYARVQEPMRKQAYANSKTMLYESLVRASVVMYLQEHDSTGTTALNQLREEQSRSFVWTDTLTGLLRQYVTHRQQYPTLQSFMPRHTAFYAWLAPRIDSVLTAYQQLCPQIIAIEPFTNGSQSVDAGIDEVQVRFSKPLQPKRYGIQLGKGGKDQMPIESVLGLTDDGRALRLKVKLEPGHPYSFRLRNGGFRSTDGYLSSVYDVTFATAPAPSK; from the coding sequence ATGCGCCTTCGTTTACTTTTCCTCTTTCTCTGTACCTCGCTATTGGCGGCAGCACAGTATAAACCAACCGTATCACTAACCCCGAAGGTTGATCACCGAATCGAGTTGTTGAGTATTCTGGCCCGACTGGCTGACTATGACGAATACACCCAAAAGCGGTATATAGCCTACGTAACGGACATCGAACAGCATTTTGGTCCTTACCGAAATCACCCAGCCGTTGCGTTCATGCGTGATGTTCGCACCCGACGGGGTATCGGTTTCGACGCTGTCATGAGTTACGCTATTCAACTCGATTCCACCTCGCTCAAACCCGCGATTGCGTTTGAAAAGCACCTGCCCGACAGCCGCTGGACGGTAGAGGATGCAACTAAACTGGCGGATCTGATCAAGCAATTTTACAAAGACGCCCATGTGGCAACGTTCTTTCAGCAGCAGGCAGATCGCTATCGTTCAGCGGAAGCTCGTTTTACCCAAGTCGTTCAGCGGGTCGACCTACCCTGGTTTCAGCGTTACTATGGGTCGGCTCCTAATGATGCGTTCCGGCTGGTGATTGGCTTGGGCAACGGCGGAGGAAATTATGGTCCACACCTACCGGGCAAAAATGGCTCTCAGATCAACTACGCCATTATGGGCACCTGGTCCGTAGACAGTACGGGGCTGGCCAAGTACGCCACCGACGACTATTTGCCAACAGTCATCCACGAGTTTAATCACTCGTTTGTCAATCCACTCATCGACCAGTCGGCTTCGGCCTTGCTCCCCTATGCGGACAGCGTCTACGCCCGTGTACAGGAACCGATGCGGAAGCAGGCCTATGCCAACAGTAAAACAATGTTGTACGAATCGCTGGTACGGGCGTCGGTGGTGATGTATTTACAGGAACATGATTCAACCGGCACCACGGCCCTGAATCAATTGCGTGAAGAGCAAAGTCGGTCATTCGTCTGGACCGACACGCTGACGGGCCTACTGCGTCAGTACGTGACGCATCGCCAACAGTATCCGACATTACAGTCGTTTATGCCCCGCCATACCGCGTTTTACGCCTGGCTGGCTCCTCGTATCGATAGTGTCCTGACGGCTTATCAGCAGTTGTGTCCGCAGATCATTGCGATCGAACCCTTTACCAATGGTAGTCAATCGGTCGATGCGGGTATCGACGAAGTACAAGTCCGGTTTAGCAAGCCCTTGCAACCCAAACGATACGGGATTCAGCTGGGTAAGGGCGGTAAAGATCAAATGCCCATTGAAAGCGTACTGGGCCTAACCGATGACGGTCGGGCGCTGCGGTTGAAAGTAAAATTAGAACCGGGTCACCCCTACTCCTTCCGGCTGCGGAACGGCGGCTTTCGCTCGACAGACGGCTATCTGTCGTCCGTGTATGACGTTACGTTTGCCACGGCCCCTGCCCCATCGAAATAG